The Leishmania braziliensis MHOM/BR/75/M2904 complete genome, chromosome 9 DNA window CTTTCGAGCTCCTCTGCGCTCCACCCTAATTCGCCTTGTATTGCGTCTGCCTCAtctttttgcctttcttACGTTTTCATAGCGGAGGGACAAGAAGACATCccaccggcaccgctgtAACGGACTGACACATGTGTGACTCGAATCCACTTCGATGCTGCCACTACACCTCTGTATGTGCGCAGGCACTTTGTTTCGAAAAGGAAAATAGTGTCTCTGTTGGAGCGGTGATCGATCAGGACAGTGATTGCGCTTCGATGTTGGCTTATGCAAGGCCTCAcccgtccccctcctctcttttgttcTCCGGTTTTAGTTTTGTTTTACTCTTGCATTTTTCTCATTTGTTAATCGACGGATGGAaatacgaaaaaaaaacgcccacAACAGTTACTGTGAGTATACATGCGTCCCTGTCGGTTTGTTCGTGGCTGTaggaaaaaaacaaacaaaggcAGAAAAAAGACCCCCTCGTTCGCAGCGTTCAACCGACTGGCATTGGTACCCTCATTCGCTCTTCCCGCCTCGCTCCCTCCTTTCCGTTCTCTTATCTCGCCTTTATATGATGCCAAGTGGGCATCACATGTTTTCGGCGCGTGTCGCTCTGACTTTCTTCTGATTCTCAATCACGCCTCAACCTAACACGCCCTTTTGTGTTCGGTCTTCTTGCAGAACCACTTTGAAGTGTACATCACTCttacgtgcgtgtgtggagtCATTTCGTCAgctgtctctcttctctctttgacTTCCGTTCAGCAGCTCGAGGgtctccccttctctctctctctgtgtcccTGCCTGCCTTATCGCGTCACTCGAGCCTTGTTCTCTCGATGATTGCgcgtttttgttttttgcTTTCAGCGCGCCCAATGCCCTTCTgacccctccctctgtcgcTCGACGCTATCGCTGtctttctttgcttttctcctttgctccttgcgtctgtgtgcgtgcacgtATCGACCCAAGGTGTAGCGATGCAATACGATGCATGTGGGCGCTCTGGTGAAACGCGTCTGTGATACACTCCGTTTTTCGAGTGCAGCCAAGCGCACTCCCAGTTGGAGAAGGACCGGACGGCGTGCACCATCTTTGCTAGCGCTTGTTGATCTGAATGGACAGGTTTGCGTCTGCACACCCACATGCACCCCTACTCGCTCACTCCCTCCCCAATACACATCAGGCAGCAGCCCCCATCCGAGACTTTTTGGCGCTTAGTCCATTTTGCCCTTagccttttctctctcctctctacgTGTTGTTTGCATTACCCGCCCTTGTTTGTCTCTCCTATGTGCTCTGCCTCTGTTTTTATATCAGCTGCCGTGGGCGTCTTTTTCCCTACTTGTTCTCATCACTGTCCATCGATCTGTATGCGTTTGCGGCAAGCTGACCTCTCATTGAAGGCTTATCGAGGCGCAACACCATCACCGCCTTCTGAGAGCGAGTCTCGCTGTTTTAGTCACACTCGACAGGCAAAATTGCACCTACGGTGTTCTTGTGTCTGTCCGCCGGCCCGCGACCGAATATAAGATTGAGGTGCGAATGACTTGCAGTAGCCGCACCACCAATGAGCAACTGAAAGGGCGAGTTGGAGATGCTGATGGCTGTTGGCGTAGCCCCTCAAAAGGATTCTTGGCAGTTTGAGCGTATCCGCCCAGCACCTgtgctcttctttttctttgggTTTCTTTCACACGGATTgctgtttttgttttttcaGTTTTATTGTACTAAcggctcttcctcctttgctTTTTCGGGGAGTTGTCTCgttttgtctctctctctctctctcgctgttgctgttgaGTAGACTTTCAGTTTTTCTAgttttttggggggagggtgggggcaACCTTCGAACAGTGGAATGAATCGCTTTTGTTGAGGTAGCGGCGGCTGTGCGTGTATAGCGGGATGTGTGCACCTGTGCAAGGGACCTAAGCCCAAAGAAAGGCACTGCCCGGTAGAAGAGCGTCATTTCTCCTTTGACTGTGTCTTACTTCTCTGTTCGCCGCCTTGCATATACCCCACACAACCACCTACACCAATGCATGAGCCGATGAACCCACCATCGTGGAGGGATGGAGACACAGTGACTCGTCGCTCTCCGACCAGCTATCAGTACTCTCTCACAATTTTGATGGTCCTATCTTGAATCGGGGTGCACTCTGTTGTGCCCACACAAGAGGCAGGTGTTCAggcgcgctgctctccaccCCTTGCCCGTAAAGCTCGTCGTCGCCTTTGTGCGTGGTCTGCgtgctctccttttctctcctgtgtCTCTCGCGCCAGCTCTGTGTACCCACACGACGTGTGTGTTTTTTATGTTAGTCTTTCTTAATGGTAGATTGCCGCCTCCTAAACACAAACGAAAGAGGGACGAGCAAATAAACGAGCATATTACCAGTTAACTCTTCTGTCCTTCGCTGAGAGATGATTTTCTGATCTCATTTCGTTTGTCGAGTCCGTTCTGTTGccgtccctctccctctccccgccaTATccatctctctttctttctgcCCGCTGGTGTTGTTACGGGCTCGCTTTCGTTGTCATAtccctcgccttctcccgGTTCACAACGTACGTAGTCTTGCTGCTTGTGCTACATCAGTTGCCTGGACAGGCAAGTAAAACAACTCAACGAAGGACTCGCATTAAGGacgaaaggaaagaaaggtCTCTCTTGTATTTTACCGCTGTTCCTGTCACTACTTGCTCTTCCTCTACTTTGTTGCTCTGCTGGTGGGCTCTTTTTCATGTATAttttctgctctctttctcgccttcGCTCCCCTCCGAACTATCCAACTCGCACCTCTTCGCATGGTGCCTCCTTTGTCCTCTTGCTAGTCGCACTGCCTTTCAGCATGACCGTCTGTTTTCTTCATTCCAGTGAAGAGTTGATGCGGGCATCAacggtgcgcgtgcgctttggggagagagaggttgTGGTGTGCTctagagagggaaaggaagggttaaggaggggaagggcaTAGCAGGGTAAATACATGAGCAACTGCATTGACTCTACAGTCGTGCACGTGTTCACATGCCCATTACAACCCTTTCTATAACTCCCTCTCGTGTGTACTCTTCTACAGAGGTGCCCGAGAAATGAACACAACAAAGCCAAACACCACGGCAGCTTGAGCGACAAAGCAGACTCCTGTCTGTGGCAGAAAGGGCTCCCTCTCTCGGCAAGATGAGATGGAAGTGGAAAAACGTAAGAAAAATatggaaagagagcgcagagcagcaggaacgaaaagaaaaatgaaGGGACGAGCAAACACAGTGTATGACGGTGCCCTTagggtgtgtgagtgtgtgctTCATGGACGCCTTTGTTCAGTCGcatctttctttttttgtttgtttttctctcttcgcctccctcTTGTGGATGTCGCCCCTCTTTCTTCCAGTCTTATTCCCTCCTGTTATTCTTATTGAGAGGAAGAAACCCACAGCAAGAGTTGCTCGCTTTTGCTGATCAACGCACAGCACATTAACAAGGACGTGACACGAGTGGAATCGGCACACCCACCCAAAActgtggaagaggagaaactGTGTTGATTCCGATTCCACCGCGTCTTataacgaaaaagaaaaagaaatgcGAAGAACAAAGTCTCGAGGAGGTCTCTGCTGTGTAGATGTCTGTGAGTGCAGAGGCTTATGTACACCGTTGCTTTAAaacaacgaagagagagcgccGGACGACGAACatttcttttcgctttcgCTACTtcaaaaaaaagggggaaaaggaaaagggcagaggtggcgacTCAGCACAAGGGAAAATGTGGGAGGTTGTAAAGGAGATGAGAGGCGAAGAGAGTGAGAAGCACTCACACACCTGCATGGAAATGTGGCTACAACCAATGTGCGTCAAAACGAGCGAAGCTTACAACCAGACACCGCCCTTAGAGCCGCATGGGTTGTTGTCACTGCCCTTCTCTACCCCTTCCTTTCaacccccccttttctcggttcgtttctcttcctcatattcccgtgtgtgtgtgtgtgtgtgtgtgcatgacGTGGGCtttctgtctccctctctgtttaGGCTAtcacctttttctttctttaATGTCACCTGTCCTTTCACTTGCAGGTCTCCTTCATGCGCACGCAGCTCCGATGACTCACAATTGGAACTGTCACACCTGCACACGGCAACAGTCCGACACGccgacacacccacccacagccTTACTGTGCTGCCTTATTCCAcacggaaaagaaaacgcGCACAACGTGCCAATAAAATAAAAAATATATGTATGGGCTCTCTAAGCTTCGAGGAGCCCTTGTAGAGGGGAATGCTATCTTGCGCACCGGCACgttcctttccttttttctccatGCTGGGTTATGTTGCTTTTTCACTTCTGGTCTTCTCTTGtgctgtgttttttttttccttatTACTACACGTTTGTGAAGTGCTCGATTGTAATTGCCACGGGCTCATTTCTGTCGCCATTGTCTATAACTACACCCCCGACTGCGCGATTCGCCTGTACGGTTCGCCCATCGTCTTATACGAAGActggcaaagaaaaaaaaaagcatgTTGACAACGGCAAATGCCCTTCATCCggaggacacacacacacaaccttCAAGTCGTGCCATGGCGACTGTAGGCATCAACGCACATGCAATTGTGCGGCTAAACGTGTGTGAGTCGAGGGTGCATCGCACTCAACCTGCTCACGCGTGTCATAATAACGGGACGTTTACCCCCTTCCATCgaggcgagagaaaaagcaAAGTATCGATGTGGGGAGCGGATAACTGACAGGAAGTAAaggtctctctcttcgccgTCACGCTCCCCGCTATCATCATGTTCTTCCTTCTTCATCGGTCAGCTGCCTGTTCTGCTTCCTCTACAACAACTGGTAAACATACACTCCCCCACGGGCTTTGTCTCGCTGCGTACCGTGGCAGATTTCACTCGCCATATCTGCCTCACACAACGTCCAaccgtttttcttttcagtGCCTCTTACTCTACCCAGCGGCAACCTTTgccacgcctcctcccttcgcAGCCCCTTCGTCAGTCTCTCTTACAGACTGCTGCAATCCCCCACACCAGAGGCGTACAGATACTCGTCCCAccacaaacacacaagaAGAACAGATACGTTTCGagtgaaaagaaaggcacaAAACGTGTGCCTTCAGCCCAtacttcttctccccctccgcgcTCAGCCCACTCGTCGtcgcgcctctcctctctcctgctcaATCGCTTTTGCACGTCGCTCACTTTTCTGTGTGCACTCCCCATCGTTTTGCTTTCACGTCAGACCTcactcccttttttcccctgcTGTGTTTGCGCGTCGTCGTGCTTGCGTGTGCGATTTACGGCGTAAGACGCAGTCGCTGCTCACGTTTGTCTCTCTGCCTTGCACGCTCTTCTGTCATTAAGCAACCATGACGCTGAACTTTGACATTCTGGCCGGCAACAACGCCGACTGGGGCTTCGACTGCCTTCCTACCGCGCCTGAGCGTAGCCCTGCCCCCGCACTCTTCACGCCCTTCGGCGTCACGGCGGGAAGCGACTCGGACTCGATGATGCTGAGCCCCTCACAGGCGCTCGCACCGCAGGTCATGTCTGGGTCTCTACAGGGCATTACACAAAATGTGCCGCTAAGCGACTACGAGGAGAATGTGTCACCGATGAAGAATGAGTCGCTGAGCATGTCAATGCAGGCAAGCGACCCCGCTGCACGAGCCTACGATAGCAACTTGTACGTTGCGTCTCTGCCCGAGTGGTTTACGGATGCGGACCTGCATGAGCTGTTCAAACGTTTTGGCCCCATCGTTTCTGCCAAGGTCATGTGCCACAAGGGAACGCACCACTGCAAGGGTTACGGGTTCGTGTTGTTCCAACATACTGACgatgcggcagtggcgcggtCGGAGATGATTGGTCACGTGGTGGGCGGCAACAAGATCCAGGTTCGTCGTGCCCGCTCTGCTGCCAGTGCTCCTCTCACGGAAGCCGCCTCGGCTGTGAGTTGCACCTTTACTGAGTCTCCCGGTACGACGCGCGCATCATCGTCCAACGTAACGCCCATCAACTACGCCGCGCACCTGATGCCAACCCAGCAGCCACCATTTCATCCCCTGTaccccgccaccaccgccttgACCCCGACCTACGTTCTGACGAACGGCAGGGGTCCTGTGCAGAATGTATCGCCCACGCAGCCGGCAATGTTGGTGGCCATCCCGAACAGTCGCACGGTGGTGCAGGGTGCAGGCGATGTGATGTACATGGTGCTGACAtcgccggcgcagcagatGCAGCCAACCAACGCGATCTACTaagcaccagcgccgcatgCTAAGAGCATCACACCACTCGCGCCAGAGAACTCGAGGTGCTTTGCGGTTGCACCCTCATCGGTCTTGGCGCCCTCCATCTCGAATTCCTTGCTGTCATCCTCTCCCCTTACCCcctgtttcttctctcttccctcggcgtctcttttttctctcctcctcgcttgtCGTATTATCGGCCTCACTTCTTTCGTGTTTTGTTTGGTTTCTTTCCGGCTTCGGCGTTTGCGTCCTACTCCTTCCCATCTCTCATCCCTTTGTgtgtttcctttcttctgtctctctccttgctgatacttccttctctcctcccccctaccCGCATGCCTTCTTCTGGTTGTCTTTTGTCTCGTTGTGAGCCTCACGTGGCCCGTGGGGGATTTGATTTTCTTTATTGTGTAACATCTCTCCGTATACTTGCTGTAGCCTCTTCGTCCCACTTCCCCCAGCCATCTTTCCTTACTAAGCtacctctctttcctcccttcaCCCCTCGCTCTTCCTTTCCTGTATCTATCCCGAGTACCCGCGTGCTGAggacgagggagaggaaggcggGCGGGAATGCCAGGATGGGGTGCTCGTACTTGTCCCCTCGCTACCCCGCATTGGTTTCTTTTTGGCTCTGCTTGCTCTCTCCATCTACCCAAGCCTCCTTTCACACAATAACACcctttcttttgctctcGCCTCCACtaacctcccccccccctctctctcttaccttttctttgctcttctcttgtcATGCGCACTTTTGACTCCTTAGCTTGAAAGTTACTTTTTCGCTTCTTACTCTTCGCCCacacccccttccttccttcctttcctccttccctctttccctccttccttccttcctgACACGCCCTTCCTTATACATCATTCACCATGAtcgctctctgtgtgctTTTGCTTTGCCTTGCCGACTTCCTTGTCTGCTGCGCGCCTTCATAAACCTCCCAGCGACAGGAAAACAAGCTAATCAACAACGTAAGGCCTCCGACAACGGGAATTCTCCCCTACgagcacccccccccacacacacacaggccaCTCTACAAACCCTTTGAACTGCccgtacgtgtgtgtgtgtgtgggggggggggggggggtgcagagCCTTTATGGGTCTCTGCCATCCTTTCTCGTCCttgcgcaaaaaaaaaaaacaggagaagacacacgcgcacacatatGGCAGAGAAGCAACTTTACCCCTTTcacgtccccctccccctcccctccattGCTTTGCTGTTTCGACACACGTTTGTCGTGTCATTTTGTTTTTTGGCTTGTTCTTTGATGTTGTTGCCGTGTCTCTATGCGCGTGTATgtcttcgcctctctctctctctgttcatCATTACCTCTTGGAGATCTTTTCGGTAGTGGCGTTATCGTCATCTTCTCACACGTTAAATGTTTCACTTGCTTTTCGTGTGTttgttctctccccccccccccccctcctcttcaaAGTAAAAGTGAAGCCGGGAGCCTTCCCACTCACCCGCTCTCTGTGAATGGGTAAACGTGTaggcatgcgtgtgtgtatgctaCGGACGCAGGTCAGACCGCATAGGCATATGTTCTGTGTTGTCTGCTGTGCCTCTGTGCACGCGTGACGGAGAGCGGTGGTGTTCATGCACGCGCCTGattctcctccacccccttcccttcccctccccacatacacacccgcACATACGCCAGAGCGGCTGCCCGATAGACGTTTCCCTTTCTTAGAGTCTcaccttttccttccctcatttttctttttttgtttccgGTCTGCGTTTGTACTTGTGCTTTCATTTCTTACCTTTTTCGCTGCTTTGGTGTAAATTGCTGtggtgctttttttttcgctgtctgtcctcgtcgtcgccgcagtGCATCTCTTCATTATCCCTCGCTCCCCGTTCACGTCTGGATGTGTGGAGCCCTTTGGGTCTCTGTGCACGATGTGCCTCATGCTGTCCGTCTTCCTGCGCACACCGTACTCCGGTATGTGACCGAAGAGCATACGTAAGAAGCGCCAAAACAATGGAAAAATGGTCAGTGAAAGGGACGATGAGCATGGACGAGGGCACAtggagaaaacgaaaaaaaaatttaCATTCAGAACAAAACAGAACACAATAAACAACAAAACTTACATACCGAAAAAACAGATACTCAGACACAGAAAGATAAGGGCTCTGCGACTTGTGCCATATCAGCCCCCCACTCTCCGCTTTTTTTCTGGATTTTGattctcctcgctctctgctcCCCCGCTTCattctttgtgtgtgcgtgtttgctGTGTCGgctca harbors:
- a CDS encoding RNA-binding protein 5-like protein, which gives rise to MTLNFDILAGNNADWGFDCLPTAPERSPAPALFTPFGVTAGSDSDSMMLSPSQALAPQVMSGSLQGITQNVPLSDYEENVSPMKNESLSMSMQASDPAARAYDSNLYVASLPEWFTDADLHELFKRFGPIVSAKVMCHKGTHHCKGYGFVLFQHTDDAAVARSEMIGHVVGGNKIQVRRARSAASAPLTEAASAVSCTFTESPGTTRASSSNVTPINYAAHLMPTQQPPFHPLYPATTALTPTYVLTNGRGPVQNVSPTQPAMLVAIPNSRTVVQGAGDVMYMVLTSPAQQMQPTNAIY